From Toxorhynchites rutilus septentrionalis strain SRP chromosome 2, ASM2978413v1, whole genome shotgun sequence, a single genomic window includes:
- the LOC129769445 gene encoding modifier of mdg4-like isoform X2: MQLLNAHRFVLANSSAYFSDIFDKLPSSGNYLIVLPLEVTANTMKYLLNYMYTGETDVKEIMLPDLFKAGKILGIRGLSSSRNRKPKQCPIVTTASVKIRTPDAINAPTFETTRDAANGTAVEKRKSIPVQARDPVISRMTNSLAHTSTLPQKRNRSARTGWDLVHSSEPIDSVTPARRSTGDSTSPMVLNAGLSEDPLAVDFPDDASSQLEVIEVKNEVLSEEESHEEDSLHQPKMLSISKGGDIVSVYCCRVCSRFFFANDEWKRHMQDAHRKTKPASKKRKQDETTSTLICGVCNLSFKSTHTWMEHVRNRHKL; the protein is encoded by the exons ATGCAATTGCTAAATGCACACAGATTCGTGTTGGCAAACTCTAGCGCG tatttttcagATATCTTCGATAAGCTTCCATCATCTGGCAATTACTTGATTGTACTTCCACTGGAGGTCACAGCAAACACAATGAAATATCTTCTGAATTACATGTATACTGGTGAGACTGATGTTAAAGAGATCATGCTTCCTGATTTATTTAAAGCTGGAAAGATATTGGGAATTAGAGGGCTTTCCTCAAGCAGAAATCGAAAACCGAAACAGTGCCCTATAGTTACTACAGCATCTGTTAAAATTCGTACTCCAGACGCCATAAATGCACCAACTTTTGAAACAACTCGTGATGCAGCAAACGGAACAGCAGTTGAAAAACGGAAATCGATTCCTGTTCAAGCAAGAGACCCCGTAATCAGCAGAATGACAAATTCACTTGCACATACGAGTACACTACCGCAGAAGCGCAATCGTTCCGCGCGAACCGGATGGGACTTAGTGCACTCGAGTGAACCTATTGATTCCGTGACCCCAGCTCGCCGCTCCACCGGGGATTCTACCAGCCCTATGGTTTTAAATGCAGGACTTTCTGAAGATCCTCTGGCAGTGGATTTTCCAGATGATGCTTCTTCTCAATTAGAAGTAAttgaggtgaaaaatgaagtacTTTCTGAAGAAGAGAGCCACGAAGAAGACAGTTTGCATCAGCCGAAGATGTTATCAATCAGCAAGGGTGGTGATATCGTATCGGTTTACTGCTGTCGGGTGTGTTCGAGGTTCTTTTTCGCCAACGATGAATGGAAGCGCCATATGCAGGATGCTCACAGGAAGACGAAGCCTGCGTCAAAAAAACGGAAGCAAGATGAG ACAACGTCTACTTTAATATGTGGTGTTTGCAATTTATCATTTAAATCAACGCATACTTGGATGGAGCATGTTCGGAACCGACATAAACTGTAA
- the LOC129769445 gene encoding modifier of mdg4-like isoform X1, with amino-acid sequence MVTRIDMQTNSKVYTADDESERRLNLKWLSYQQHMGCSINDLYRCGKFSDVTLCARQGSAMQLLNAHRFVLANSSAYFSDIFDKLPSSGNYLIVLPLEVTANTMKYLLNYMYTGETDVKEIMLPDLFKAGKILGIRGLSSSRNRKPKQCPIVTTASVKIRTPDAINAPTFETTRDAANGTAVEKRKSIPVQARDPVISRMTNSLAHTSTLPQKRNRSARTGWDLVHSSEPIDSVTPARRSTGDSTSPMVLNAGLSEDPLAVDFPDDASSQLEVIEVKNEVLSEEESHEEDSLHQPKMLSISKGGDIVSVYCCRVCSRFFFANDEWKRHMQDAHRKTKPASKKRKQDETTSTLICGVCNLSFKSTHTWMEHVRNRHKL; translated from the exons ATGGTAACTAGAATCGATATGCAAACTAATTCAAAAGTTTATACAGCGGACGATGAGAGTGAGAGAAGGCTAAATCTGAAGTGGCTTTCATACCAACAGCATATGGGATGTTCTATAAATGATTTGTACAG GTGTGGAAAATTCTCCGATGTAACACTCTGTGCTCGGCAAGGTTCTGCAATGCAATTGCTAAATGCACACAGATTCGTGTTGGCAAACTCTAGCGCG tatttttcagATATCTTCGATAAGCTTCCATCATCTGGCAATTACTTGATTGTACTTCCACTGGAGGTCACAGCAAACACAATGAAATATCTTCTGAATTACATGTATACTGGTGAGACTGATGTTAAAGAGATCATGCTTCCTGATTTATTTAAAGCTGGAAAGATATTGGGAATTAGAGGGCTTTCCTCAAGCAGAAATCGAAAACCGAAACAGTGCCCTATAGTTACTACAGCATCTGTTAAAATTCGTACTCCAGACGCCATAAATGCACCAACTTTTGAAACAACTCGTGATGCAGCAAACGGAACAGCAGTTGAAAAACGGAAATCGATTCCTGTTCAAGCAAGAGACCCCGTAATCAGCAGAATGACAAATTCACTTGCACATACGAGTACACTACCGCAGAAGCGCAATCGTTCCGCGCGAACCGGATGGGACTTAGTGCACTCGAGTGAACCTATTGATTCCGTGACCCCAGCTCGCCGCTCCACCGGGGATTCTACCAGCCCTATGGTTTTAAATGCAGGACTTTCTGAAGATCCTCTGGCAGTGGATTTTCCAGATGATGCTTCTTCTCAATTAGAAGTAAttgaggtgaaaaatgaagtacTTTCTGAAGAAGAGAGCCACGAAGAAGACAGTTTGCATCAGCCGAAGATGTTATCAATCAGCAAGGGTGGTGATATCGTATCGGTTTACTGCTGTCGGGTGTGTTCGAGGTTCTTTTTCGCCAACGATGAATGGAAGCGCCATATGCAGGATGCTCACAGGAAGACGAAGCCTGCGTCAAAAAAACGGAAGCAAGATGAG ACAACGTCTACTTTAATATGTGGTGTTTGCAATTTATCATTTAAATCAACGCATACTTGGATGGAGCATGTTCGGAACCGACATAAACTGTAA